The genomic stretch AGTGGGAGCTCGGCGATCGACTATCAGAATGTCGATTACGTCCTGGGAGATCCGGCCCTTGCCCTTGTGCGGCCGAACGAGGTCACGTACGCGGATGTGCAGCTCGTGCGCGACGTGGAGCATACGTACAGCGTTGTGCCCTACGATCCGTCGCGCAACGTGAACGCGACCTGGCCGCCCCTCCCGAAGTGATCGGGGACGGACCGCAGCGTCCGGCCGGTCAGTTCAATCGCGCAAGCAGCTCCCTTACCTGGAGCAGGTATGTCTCCACGGCCGGCCGGTCGCCCGCATCTTTGGGGACCGTGCGAAGATACTGCTCGAGCAGCCGCCGGGCCTCGACAAGCTTCCCCTGCCGGTACCGGATCAGCCCGAGATCCCGGACATCTCCAGCGAGGTCCGGGGCGAGGAGCAAGATCCGCTCGACCGCCGCGGCGGTACGATCAAGGTCCTCCTTCTGGAGAAAGATGCCCTTCAAGTTCCGCAGGATACGCACAAGGATGTAGCGAGTCGGGGTGGGGGCGAGATAGTCCTTGCGAAACGGCGCCGACCCTTGGGTCATCTCTTCGAAGAGATGACCGCAGCCGGCCTCGGTGAGGACCACTCCGCGAAAGGCGTCCACAAAAAGGGGCGCGCCTTTTGTCTCGCAGCCCACGAGGAAATGCGCCGGCATCCCGACCCCAAACATCGGGAGGCGCAGCCGCCAGCCCACCTCGAGATGCACCACCGCGAGGGTGATGGGGATGCCGCGGCGGCGGTCAAGGACCTCGTTGAGAAAGCTGTTCTTGGGATCGCCGTAGTGCTGCGTGTTGCCTCTGAAGCTCGCTTCCTTGAACAGGAACTCACACAGCGCGGAGACGGCCTCTGGCGGCTCTGTGCCGGGAGGGACATGGGCACGGGCCTTGTCGGCCAGGCGGTCCAGCTCCGCGAGGTAACCGGGAACGTTCAGGGAGGAGTACTCTTCTGCCGCGATCAACAGCGCCCCTTCGGCCAGGGGAATTTCGGCGCCCGACATCCGCGCGAGCGCCTCAAACCGCTCGCGCGGCCCACCGCTCATCGAGCGGTGAGTCCTCGCTCGCCGGCGTGGGTGGCGAGAATTTTCTCAGCGATGGTCTGCCCCATGTGATTGTCCAAGGTCTTCCTGATCACCCCTACGGTTGCCTTCGAAACGGATGGACGCTCTGTACGACTCGTGAATACCAAACAAATGTTTGCCGACCATTCGGCAGGATCTTTGGTGATATTTAGCAAATATTCACCCAGGCGAACCTGCGTTCACCAAACGAAGGATTGTCGGAACGGTGTTTGGCTCTCGAGTGAAACGACTCAACCGGAGGCACCTGAGGCATCTAATCCCCGTCGCCAAAAAAATCTTATAGACAGGGCCGGTATCCACTATGGAACGAACCCGTATCGTGCTCGCAGATGACATGGCCGTTATCCGGCAGGGCGTTCGGGCGATGCTGAGCGCCGTTGACGACGTTGAGATCGTTGGCGAGGCCGCCGATGGGGAAGAGGCGGTGCGGCTCGCGTGCGAGCTCAAACCCGATGCGGTGCTGATCGATCAGGATATGCCCCGCTGCGATGGGATTGAAGCGACCCGCCACCTCAAGCAGGCCATGCCCGATGTCGAGATCATCGTCATGACGGATCGGCTTGATGAGGCGAAGGCGTTGGAGGCCACAGAGGCGGGGGCGACGGGCTACATTCTCAAAGACATTCCCGCTCCCAACCTTGCGGCCGCGCTGCGGTCCGTGTGCAATGGACGCGCCTTTTTTCATCCGGAGATCACCCGGAAGCTCATCGACAACCTAGGGCGCCTGATCCGCGAGGGACGGACACGAAAGAACGTCGAACCCGAAGGGCTGACGCGGCGACAGTTTGACATTCTCGTCGAACTGGCCAAAGGGAGTACCTACGGTCAGATCGCCAGCAAGTTTGTCGTGACCGAGGGAACGATCAAGACGCACATCCACAACATCCTCCGCAAGTTGGGCTGCCACAACCGTACGCAACTTGTGGCCTACGTTCTGCGCAAGGGACTGATCAAGTAGACGGCGAGTGCCGGCCGGCTCCGTCAATCACATGGAGACCTGCTGAACGAACACGTGTTGGGATTGACGGATGAAGAACGATGACGGTACTATAGCGGCAATCGAATAGTACCTCCGAACGGGCAAACCCGGAGCAATCCGGGGACGCAAAGCCGCGGGACCCTCGTGGTCAGCCGGGCCGCCGAAGAGGGCATCCGCGATGTGCTCACGGGGTCCTCACCGGATCTCGTGAGTTTTTTTATTCGGCGCTGGCCGGTCGCCGCGACATTCAATCGTTGCTCGGAGGATACGACGAGAGCGCAGCACTCGCACCAGGTGACCACGCACTCATCGCACCCGATCAGACGTACAAAGAATCTACCCAATAGTTAGCGACAATCTACCTTTCGGAATATCGACGCTGCGGTCTCGCGTGCGTTAGATTCGAAGAATACTTCGCCTTGGACAACATTCGGGGAGAATGTGTGGCGGCGGTGACAGTCTCACGAACGCCGAGCGATTCGTATGTCAACGTGCGCTCCGAAGAGTGTTTGGCTGAGCCCTCGTCGGCTGACCCGGAGCACGGGTTGCGCGTAGTCATGTACCGTGACGAGGCGTACGTCATTGTTGGTGTGTACTTCGCGCGCGGCCCGTACGGCGGACGCGATCTCCGGTACATCCTTGGTCCGATCTGGCCCAAGCGGGGGGCGCCGCCGGGTCCGTAACGTACGGCGGGGTGGATGATCAACTGGTACGCGGTGCAGGCCAAGAGCCACTGTGAAGGTCGGGCGCTTTCGCATTTGACGCAGAAGGCGATCCCCGCGTTCTTGCCCTTCATCGAAGTCATCCATTATTATCGGTCTCGCCGCGTCGTCCGCCTCGAGCCGTTGTTTCCAAGTTACCTGTTCGTGCAGTTGGAATCCATGGATAGCAATCCGAGTCACTGGAACGTCGTGCGCTGGACCCCGGGCGTGAAGTCGATCCTAGGCACCGAGGGATCGCCGATGCCTGTCCCGGACGACGCAATCGACGCCATTCGGGCGCGGGTGAAGGAACTCGGGTTTGTTCGCCCCGGGCCGCGGTTCGAGCCGAAGGCCCGGGTGATGATCCGACGCGGCCCCTTGGCCGGGCTGGAAGCCGTTTTTGAACGTCCGCTATCCGGTTCTGGGCGAGTGCAGGTGCTGATGCACCTGCTCGGACAGCAGAGGAGAGTCCAGGTCGACGCAGTCGATCTTGAGTTGGTCTGACTACCGCACGACAAACCGAGAAGGCTATCGCGCGTGCATCGGAGACCTCGGATGCACGGTTCCGGCGGAGCCATGGCGTGCGGAGCCATGGCGTGATGAGGCTTCGCCGGCGACCCAACACCCCCAGATATCCGCCGCGCATAAGCGGTTTCGCGTGACACGGATGATCAAGGACAATCCCCAAGATGACGCGCCGTGCGGATCGCGCGCACGGTGACGGAGGTGAACACTGACGATGATGGCTCCCCTTCACCACACGGTTCGCCCTCTCGCCACGGGGCTGGTATTGCTGGTCGCTCTCGTGGCGTGGCCGTCGGCTCGCGTCGAGGCCACGCCCGTGAAGGTGACGGGGGTGTCGGTACAGGAGGCGCCGGGCGAACTCCAGGTCTTGATCACGACCTCGGGGCCGGCGCGCTATCAACAGGTCAGCGTGCGGCCCCAATGGGTCGTCGTCGACGTGATGGGCGCGGAGCTAGGCGTCCCGGCGGGAAGGCTGCCGTTCAACGGCGGTCCGGTTTCGCAGGTCCGAGTCGGCCAGTTCGCAGCCGACATCGTTCGGGTCGTTGTGGAGCTGGTCCAGCCGGTCCGTCCTCGCTTGGGTCCTGCTCAGAACGGCATGGCGCTGGTCATCGGGATCCCGGCATCGGGGGTGGCCGGGCGTGCAAACGCGACCATGCGCGGCGAGACCATTCAGGGCGCGCTCCCGAAAGTCACGGAGATCAGTGTCTGGGGCGCGGCCGACAAGCCGTGGGTCTCGATTGCGGCGACAGGACCCGTCCGGTACCAACTTCGCAACGTCGAGCCAGACTGGGTGGTCCTGGACGTGTCGAGGGCCCACTTGGCCCTCGAGTCAGGAAAGCCCCCGGCCGGTCGAGGCATTGTGAAGCAGATCCGCGCGGGGCAGTTTGCCCCTGACGTGGTCCGCGTGGTTCTGGAGCTCGTCGAACGCGCCCCGATTCACGTGGCAACTTCGCCGGATAGAGCCGCGATCGTTGTGAGCTTCAAAGAGGCGAAGGGCAGCACGGGGAATCGTATCCTGCCGCCTGACCAGCACGCTGGGACCGTCCTGTCTGCCGCGAGTGCGCCGGCCCCCACAACCGTGCAGCCTGCGGAGAGCGCGCAGCCGTCGAACGCCGGTCTCCCTCAACTCGTAGCGAGCGGTGGGCCTACGGGTGTTCGTCCGGCGGCCCCCACGGTACCGACACTGGTCAGTCCTCAGCCGCCGGCCTCTCAAGGCACCGGCCGCTACTCGGCCGGGCCCTACCTGCTTGGTCCCGAGGATGTGCTGGAGATTACCGTGTGGGGATACCCGGATATGACCCGCGTTGTCACCGTGCGGCCGGACGGTCAGGTCGCGGTCCCTCTGGCAGGGACCGTGACGGCGGGGGGGCGGTCGGTCGAGCGCCTGACCCAAGATCTTACCCGAGCATTCGCCAAGTACATTATCAATCCGCAGGTCTCCGTGATTGTGAAGGAGTTCCGAAAGATTCGCGTCTCGGTCCTCGGTCAGGTCACCCATCCGGGGACGTATACGCTGCCTCCCGGAACGCGAATCCTCGACGCGTTGTCCGTCGCCTCGGGAGTCACGGACAACGCCGCGCTGCCCGAGGCGCAACTGGTGCGGACGTCCGGCCGGACCCAGC from bacterium encodes the following:
- a CDS encoding response regulator transcription factor, which translates into the protein MERTRIVLADDMAVIRQGVRAMLSAVDDVEIVGEAADGEEAVRLACELKPDAVLIDQDMPRCDGIEATRHLKQAMPDVEIIVMTDRLDEAKALEATEAGATGYILKDIPAPNLAAALRSVCNGRAFFHPEITRKLIDNLGRLIREGRTRKNVEPEGLTRRQFDILVELAKGSTYGQIASKFVVTEGTIKTHIHNILRKLGCHNRTQLVAYVLRKGLIK
- a CDS encoding transcription termination/antitermination NusG family protein, whose protein sequence is MINWYAVQAKSHCEGRALSHLTQKAIPAFLPFIEVIHYYRSRRVVRLEPLFPSYLFVQLESMDSNPSHWNVVRWTPGVKSILGTEGSPMPVPDDAIDAIRARVKELGFVRPGPRFEPKARVMIRRGPLAGLEAVFERPLSGSGRVQVLMHLLGQQRRVQVDAVDLELV
- a CDS encoding polysaccharide biosynthesis/export family protein, which produces MMAPLHHTVRPLATGLVLLVALVAWPSARVEATPVKVTGVSVQEAPGELQVLITTSGPARYQQVSVRPQWVVVDVMGAELGVPAGRLPFNGGPVSQVRVGQFAADIVRVVVELVQPVRPRLGPAQNGMALVIGIPASGVAGRANATMRGETIQGALPKVTEISVWGAADKPWVSIAATGPVRYQLRNVEPDWVVLDVSRAHLALESGKPPAGRGIVKQIRAGQFAPDVVRVVLELVERAPIHVATSPDRAAIVVSFKEAKGSTGNRILPPDQHAGTVLSAASAPAPTTVQPAESAQPSNAGLPQLVASGGPTGVRPAAPTVPTLVSPQPPASQGTGRYSAGPYLLGPEDVLEITVWGYPDMTRVVTVRPDGQVAVPLAGTVTAGGRSVERLTQDLTRAFAKYIINPQVSVIVKEFRKIRVSVLGQVTHPGTYTLPPGTRILDALSVASGVTDNAALPEAQLVRTSGRTQPISLDGLLIQQDLQQNLVLEPGDTLIIPEDTKNKFYVLGDVNHPGIYPLKGDVTVLQALAVAGGPVLHGASTSNTAHIVRRTDNSQGPLTASVRAQDVHPIANGGGVLITMDLQKMYKGDLRQNETLRPGDVMVVPAPGVAALPTILGIISTIFLGLRP
- a CDS encoding tetratricopeptide repeat protein, producing MSGGPRERFEALARMSGAEIPLAEGALLIAAEEYSSLNVPGYLAELDRLADKARAHVPPGTEPPEAVSALCEFLFKEASFRGNTQHYGDPKNSFLNEVLDRRRGIPITLAVVHLEVGWRLRLPMFGVGMPAHFLVGCETKGAPLFVDAFRGVVLTEAGCGHLFEEMTQGSAPFRKDYLAPTPTRYILVRILRNLKGIFLQKEDLDRTAAAVERILLLAPDLAGDVRDLGLIRYRQGKLVEARRLLEQYLRTVPKDAGDRPAVETYLLQVRELLARLN